A portion of the Chaetodon trifascialis isolate fChaTrf1 chromosome 7, fChaTrf1.hap1, whole genome shotgun sequence genome contains these proteins:
- the znf576.1 gene encoding zinc finger protein 576, tandem duplicate 1 isoform X3 has translation MQSQTQSHIGPIPVTTATTEKPLDMETEAQPAQSEPDAQEEENKAAALALTETPITSQENGTRAGTPACMAGMQAVGNEPAAPQPRTEPSDNTGGMEVDSSSKPNARIEPVHDTNTNPGCDGQKAKKQDKGVRDGRKYVPSKKAMVDPLKMDMSKPLVMPLTSSQLSLQCIECHIIFSDHKSKERHLKLSHPAEYEQCILRNALFACYVCDRHFTNSIELMAHQKAHIEKKPFKCPICGQAFNKSSELTLHKKIHFGLDGYACTDCGKPCKTMTLLKYHRRTHTGERPYVCKECGKRFTMSKALQKHMVSHLPEGAERDEVDTTAKALPKKNEGASTMYPCSVCKATFKSTKTRLHHIKTKHNVMPAAASNALPAGPQVKQSTPIITPISICQPALLQVEPNGPLQKVDANIDTEQIRRLIESLGNVQKVNQVVILGQVPPHAPPLEVQRISELAEPVTLNLNPPQIDFMGLKQTESKTVELDPSNIPCDSMEQTIILEPITPDGQLENPSFSELGSRIAAGENIELTLVQTEQERPEGEVMHQILQQPDISAIHSDPMEQIVCQNEVVLKQNLEQTVILELTPALMPIVELEQSQTMPQNEIPSSSLVPTTELEHTSDQTPDQTVIHEQETSLPVPPLLHTIELELTPLQKEQDLHTCPFVPSHSLTETPSESETDPKKEVDSQRQTASIDQVHPVMDGAASHETQERDELEPSEKLLVDSKEGQEQVENLSEVEVTSSKEEVPSQLETKQVPQISELSMNVMSAQELVKVRKRKPARAFIFQGYMQELVGSIYKDDLQIDVQPAKRQRRKKSHLVVKFGPQNKEKKNKRQKKPSQQHEPMQEDVIRGKTPTTNLSEKKVPSQKKGRKGKKDKKAGHLVSTAEIKSPSSTQDLQVQEIKDDTRKSKIKKQKVVATKGVKHISEHNTVASPVFKKKKQAKIMRKDQPKNAKDGRRKKNLAREEKEKKGTAAAGIPGPHITQDALLLLKGHKQPQLKVYKLDASKASGQTQETSPHESQTVSKQSKDNRLKHPANQSTNILTAGSKKKGGRPKKNQKVLSLLSSLQVCHQPPETMPTKPKTTRKRKASSKVETEGVITSCHSKRALECKDCGERFSEVSSLQKHKATVHIVESPGLTYTNGNVFEGVSRLDLYQLPKQHDKVVEVMNAAADWDTEPEIGEMTLEDRERSVSFPALIPSPSLPVPPSDVEMSAYEVKGESKTESDDQCHIPPEVHSPSAQIKDSESPPNFTSESPLNTTGQAKSLATGEPLISDEDKREEGTPKNPSSEAEIRVTTDEDVKEDLLFEVDLVTVGELNERDDPSCHGDTVSQSESNGTCNSEGGSTGQVHNETEKCLTSQTVSCSTRQVEIKEEDEEILVQKKKEGGKVAVARNATRGRRRGTGCLKRDAISKRVSVGDTVKGTESEREQGECQVVYEKHPFTSDSEINNKGEASTKTSKPETIPEFEADTATAPVASLSSIPSTLEESSEEQVVFELESVTTSVEEVMNERGLQQGEEHDRDQSPGIILEKFLTSRERTTADRELCPMTGLDSIVENEVQVLESQEIKVEENISDPPLVAATCQNRQSAIVQPQHQRDIRTVLVKEETSLVLSEVQATQGSRHIRWNVESVNTENTSSPFMESAVTTKDCRISPEFNTSQCIFYPVKEEEREFLLGAAQTSTGNLTTTISTDGLQTEHQATDSNLTDEGSHSAPDYQEMRVRGLLSESAVSDFADGQVEADVEWQHPPDLRDFLLQSSDEEDMGGFELSDPQLDTEAEVMAYFYKNQTRQPEEMSQNLPSSTSLLQTPRVENRTREPIHYFSKYFGWDTWVEIASCTNKLPIMPNPVVAREVAQFVGIHIAMGTLKFPSPRLYWEDLTKVPLISEAMPLSRFLKLSRMLKLASPAKDPVNSSVKEGRHESDFLNVHHSKNLSSSQSDISQHTNGQSQQDRPNNVTSSQTDPLWKVQPLLCRFKAGCQSLRRDGDYAVDQYPLPLTGKMHNKKMSLYCTTLIGFGGLLLHVDLKLGLSGKEDAVEKMVPKGSMVFLCKQELSTPAMLERLLVAGIHGAGRVGGARGQIGDEFVSSDGKLMLRRSHCGFILSTAGNGQRSMASLIDNFEKAQMSAHLNRDLLNLYSIPLTASAPSCWPQAVLWYLTDLALVNSWLLYREDHRAASAPLTLMAFRLEVSKALILSSGSDTQDSVPPQPLTEKAHATNETPSPSLVEESPLPDAATRYDGSGHWPEQLGEGEGGRCRFGDCQRTSRVLCLKCCVFLCISRNHNCFLNFHNQGSSGKE, from the exons ATGCAGAGTCAAACCCAGTCACACATCGGGCCAATCCCTGTGACCACAGCAACCACAGAGAAGCCACTGGACATGGAGACGGAGGCTCAGCCAGCACAAAGTGAGCCAGAtgcacaagaagaagaaaataaagcagctgctCTTGCGCTGACTGAAACACCAATCACCTCACAAGAAAATGGGACACGGGCAGGAACACCTGCATGTATGGCAGGCATGCAAGCGGTGGGGAATGagcctgctgctcctcagccaCGGACGGAGCCCTCAGATAACACTGGAGGGATGGAGGTGGACTCTTCTTCCAAGCCAAATGCCCGCATTGAACCGGTACATGATACAAATACAAATCCTGGGTGTGATGGACAAAAGGCAAAGAAACAGGATAAAGGTGTACGTGATGGTAGGAAATATGTACCTTCCAAGAAGGCGATGGTAGATCCTCTGAAGATGGACATGTCCAAACCACTTGTAATGCCTCTCACAT CATCCCAGCTCTCCCTGCAGTGCATCGAGTGCCACATAATCTTCAGTGATCACAAGAGCAAGGAGCGTCATCTGAAGTTGAGCCACCCAGCAGAATATGAACAATGCATACTGAGGAATGCTCTATTTGCGTGTTACGTTTGTGATCGCCACTTCACAAATTCCATAGAGCTCATGGCCCACCAGAAAGCACATATAGAGAAGAAACCATTCAAGTGTCCGATCTGTGGCCAGGCCTTCAACAAATCATCAGAGCTCACCCTTCATAAAAAAATTCATTTTGGCCTGGATGGTTATGCCTGCACCGACTGTGGCAAACCTTGCAAAACCATGACATTGCTCAAGTATCAccgccgcacacacacaggggagagGCCTTATGTTTGCAAGGAATGTGGAAAGAGGTTCACCATGTCCAaagctctgcagaaacacatggTGTCACACTTGCCAGAGGGAGCTGAACGAGATGAGGTCGACACCACAGCTAAAGCACTACCGAAGAAAAATGAAG GTGCTTCTACAATGTATCCTTGTTCTGTGTGCAAGGCTACATTCAAAAGTACCAAGACACGGCTACATCACATTAAAACTAAGCACAATGTGATGCCTGCTGCAGCCAGTAATGCCCTCCCAGCTGGGCCACAAGTGAAACAAAGTACACCCATCATAACTCCAATATCTATTTGCCAACCAGCACTACTACAGGTGGAGCCCAATGGACCTCTACAAAAAGTTGATGCTAATATTGACACAGAGCAGATTCGCAGACTTATTGAATCTTTGGGAAATGTGCAGAAAGTGAACCAAGTTGTCATACTGGGGCAGGTGCCACCTCATGCCCCACCTCTGGAAGTGCAACGGATATCAGAACTGGCAGAACCAGTGACTTTGAATCTCAATCCACCACAAATAGATTTTATgggactgaaacagacagaatcTAAGACAGTTGAGTTGGATCCTTCAAACATCCCTTGTGATTCAATGGAACAAACAATTATACTGGAACCTATTACACCAGATGGACAGTTGGAAAACCCCTCTTTCTCTGAACTAGGTTCCCGCATAGCAGCAGGTGAAAATATAGAGCTAACACTGGTTCAGACTGAACAAGAGAGACCTGAGGGAGAAGTAATGCATCAGATCCTTCAACAACCGGACATTAGTGCAATTCATTCTGATCCTATGGAACAAATTGTTTGTCAGAATGAGGTAGTTCTCAAACAAAACCTTGAGCAAACAGTCATATTAGAACTTACTCCCGCCTTAATGCCAATTGTGGAGCTGGAACAATCCCAAACTATGCCGCAAAATGAAATcccatcctcctctctggtACCAACAACTGAACTAGAGCATACTTCTGATCAGACTCCAGATCAGACTGTAATACATGAGCAGGAGACCAGCCTGCCAGTCCCACCCCTTTTGCATACAATTGAGTTGGAGCTGACACCGTTACAAAAAGAACAGGACCTTCATACTTGCCCTTTTGTTCCATCACACTCTCTTACTGAAACTCCAAGTGAATCTGAAACTGATCCCAAAAAAGAGGTTGATTCACAGAGGCAAACAGCAAGTATAGATCAGGTTCACCCTGTGATGGATGGAGCTGCATCACATGAGACACAGGAAAGGGATGAACTAGAACCATCTGAGAAATTGCTAGTAGATAGCAAGGAGGGtcaggagcaggtggagaacCTGTCTGAAGTTGAGGTCACATCATCTAAAGAAGAGGTTCCATCACAATTAGAGACAAAGCAGGTGCCACAGATCTCAGAATTATCTATGAATGTGATGTCAGCTCAAGAACTGGTGAAAGTGCGGAAAAGAAAGCCAGCCAGGGCATTTATCTTTCAAGGATATATGCAAGAACTGGTTGGATCCATATACAAGGATGATTTACAAATTGATGTTCAGCCTGCCAAACgccaaagaagaaaaaagtctcATCTTGTTGTCAAGTTTGGTCcccaaaacaaagagaagaaaaacaagaggcaGAAGAAGCCATCACAGCAGCATGAGCCAATGCAGGAAGATGTGATAAGAGGtaaaacaccaacaacaaatctctcagaaaaaaaagtacCATCacagaagaaaggaagaaaggggaaaaaggaCAAGAAAGCAGGACATTTGGTATCTacagctgaaataaaatcaCCTTCATCAACCCAAGACCTGCAGGTACAAGAAATCAAAGACGATAcaagaaaaagtaaaattaaaaagcaaaaagtagTGGCCACAAAAGGTGTTAAACATATAAGTGAGCACAATACTGTTGCCTCGCctgtatttaaaaagaaaaaacaagcaaaaataatGCGAAAAGATCAGCCCAAGAATGCAAAGGATGGGAGGCGAAAGAAAAACCTTGctagagaggaaaaagaaaaaaagggcacagctgcagctggcatACCTGGCCCACACATAACGCAAGATGCTCTACTTCTGCTGAAAGGTCATAAACAACCCCAGCTGAAAGTTTACAAGCTAGATGCTTCAAAGGCATCAGGTCAGACACAAGAGACTTCACCTCACGAGTCCCAAACGGTGTCCAAACAGAGTAAAGACAACAGACTCAAACATCCAGCAAACCAGTCTACAAATATTCTCACAGCAGGCAgtaagaaaaaaggaggaagaccCAAAAAGAACCAGAAAGTTCTTTCATTGttgtcctcactacaggtttgccATCAACCACCTGAGACAATGCCCACTAAGCCAAAGACAACCAGGAAACGTAAAGCGTCCTCAAAAGTGGAGACAGAAGGAGTGATAACCTCTTGTCATTCCAAGCGTGCCTTAGAGTGTAAGGACTGTGGGGAGAGATTTAGTGAAGTCTCATCCCTTCAGAAGCACAAGGCAACAGTGCACATCGTAGAAAGTCCTGGTCTGACTTACACCAATGGGAACGTCTTTGAGGGTGTCTCCAGGCTGGATCTTTACCAGCTTCCTAAGCAGCATGATAAGGTTGTTGAGGTGATGAATGCTGCTGCAGACTGGGATACTGAGCCTGAGATAGGAGAGATGACATTAGAAGACCGTGAGCGAAGTGTCTCTTTTCCAGCTTTGATTCCATCCCCATCTTTACCTGTTCCACCTTCAGATGTTGAAATGAGTGCCTATGAAGTTAAGGGTGAAAGTAAAACAGAATCAGATGATCAATGTCATATCCCTCCAGAAGTACACTCACCATCTGCACAAATTAAAGACAGTGAGAGCCCCCCAAATTTCACATCTGAGTCCCCTTTAAATACCACCGGTCAGGCAAAGAGTTTGGCGACAGGGGAGCCTTTGATATCAGATGAGGACAAACGAGAAGAAGGTACCCCGAAGAATCCGAGCTCAGAAGCCGAAATCCGGGTCACCACAGATGAAGACGTTAAGGAGGATTTACTTTTTGAGGTAGATTTAGTCACTGTTGGGGAGCTCAATGAAAGAGATGATCCAAGTTGTCATGGAGACACTGTTTCCCAAAGTGAATCAAATGGAACCTGCAATTCTGAGGGTGGAAGCACTGGGCAAGTTCataatgaaactgaaaaatgtctaACTTCACAGACTGTGTCATGCTCCACTCGTCAAGTGGAGATcaaagaagaagacgaagaaatCTTAGtccagaagaaaaaagaaggagggaaagTAGCTGTTGCAAGGAATGCTACAAGAGGTAGGAGAAGAGGAACAGGATGTCTAAAAAGGGATGCAATATCGAAGAGAGTTTCAGTTGGAGATACTGTCAAAGGAACAGAAtcagagagagaacaaggagAATGTCAAGTAGTTTATGAGAAACATCCCTTCACCTCTGATTCAGAAATTAATAATAAAGGTGAGGCCAGCACAAAGACTTCAAAGCCAGAGACCATTCCTGAATTTGAGGCCGACACAGCTACTGCTCCTGTCGCATCTTTGTCTTCTATACCCTCTACATTAGAGGAATCTTCAGAAGAGCAAGTTGTGTTTGAGCTGGAGTCAGTCACTACTAGTGTTGAGGAGGTAATGAATGAAAGAGGACTGCAGCAAGGAGAGGAACATGACAGGGACCAGTCTCCAGGCATCATACTTGAGAAGTTCCTCACGTCTAGAGAGAGAACGACTGCTGACAGGGAGCTGTGCCCGATGACA GGTTTAGACAGTATTGTTGAGAATGAAGTACAAGTCCTTGAAAGCCAGGAGATCAAGGTTGAAGAGAATATCTCAGATCCACCACTTGTTGCAGCTACCTGTCAAAATAGACAGAGTGCAATTGTGCAGCCACAGCATCAGCGTGATATAAGGACTGTTCTGGTGAAGGAGGAGACAAGCCTTGTGCTGAGTGAGGTTCAGGCCACACAGGGCAGCAGACATATCCGATGGAATGTGGAGTCAGTCAACACTGAAAACACCTCCAGTCCCT TCATGGAGAGTGCGGTGACAACGAAGGACTGTCGTATCAGCCCTGAGTTCAACACCAGCCAGTGTATCTTCTAcccagtgaaggaggaggagagggagttTCTACTGGGAGCTGCTCAGACCAGCACTGGGAATTTAACCACAACGATATCAACGGATGGCCTGCAGACAGAACATCAAGCAACAGATAGTAATTTAA CAGATGAAGGCAGCCATTCTGCACCAGACTACCAGGAAATGAGAGTGAGAGGACTATTATCAGAATCAGCGGTCAGTGACTTTGCAGATGGACAag TTGAGGCAGATGTTGAGTGGCAACATCCACCAGACCTCAGAGACTTTCTCCTCCAGAGTTCAGATGAAGAGGATATGGGGGGTTTTGAATTGTCTGATCCTCAGCTTGACACAGAAGCAGAAGTAATGGCCTATTTCTACAAGAACCAAACACGACAGCCCGAAGAAATGTCACAAAA TTTACCATCTTCAACAAGCCTGCTTCAAACACCAAGAGTGGAAAACAGGACAAGAGAGCCCATTCATTATTTCTCCAAATATTTTGGTTGGGATACTTGGGTAGAAATTGCCAGTTGCACAAATAAATTGCCCATCATGCCCAACCCTGTCGTAGCCAGAGAGGTTGCACAATTTGTTGGGATCCACATTGCAATGGGAACTTTGAAG tttccCAGTCCAAGGCTGTACTGGGAGGACTTGACTAAGGTGCCCTTGATTTCTGAAGCCATGCCACTTTCCCGTTTCCTCAAGCTGTCTCGCATGCTAAAGCTTGCCTCTCCCGCAAAGGATCCGGTCAACAGCAGTGTTAAGGAAGGAAGACATGAGAGTGACTTTCTCAATGTACACCACAGCAAAAATCTCTCAAGCAGTCAGAGTGACATTTCTCAGCATACCAACGGGCAAAGCCAACAGGACAGGCCAAATAACGTGACCAGTTCACAGACTGATCCCCTGTGGAAGGTTCAGCCATTACTGTGCCGTTTCAAAGCAGGGTGTCAGTCACTGAGACGAGACGGTGACTATGCAGTGGACCAATATCCACTTCCTTTAACTGGGAAGATGCACAATAAGAAAATGTCTCTCTACTGTACTACGTTAATTGGATTTGGCGGCTTGCTCTTACATGTGGATCTTAAATTGGGTCTGTCCGGCAAAGAAGATGCTGTAGAAAAAATGGTTCCCAAAGGTAGCATGGTGTTTCTTTGCAAACAGGAGCTTTCCACCCCTGCTATGCTGGAACGTCTGTTGGTCGCTGGGATTCATGGTGCAGGAAGGGTTGGAGGAGCACGAGGACAGATCGGAGATGAGTTCGTAAGCTCGGATGGGAAGCTGATGTTACGCAGATCACACTGTGGCTTCATACTTTCTACCGCTGGAAACGGCCAGAGGAGCATGGCCTCACTAATTGACAACTTTGAGAAGGCCCAAATGTCGGCTCATCTCAACAGAGATCTGCTAAATCTTTACTCTATTCCTCTCACTGCCTCAGCCCCATCCTGCTGGCCTCAAGCGGTGCTCTGGTACCTAACAGATCTGGCTTTAGTAAATTCCTGGCTCCTATACAGAGAGGATCACAGGGCAGCATCTGCACCTTTGACTCTCATGGCCTTCAGATTAGAGGTGTCCAAGGCTTTGATCCTTTCCAGTGGCTCCGATACCCAGGACTCAGTTCCCCCTCAACCCCTGACAGAGAAGGCTCACGCAACAAATGAAACCCCCAGTCCCAGTCTGGTGGAGGAAAGTCCTCTTCCAGATGCAGCCACACGGTACGATGGCTCTGGCCACTGGCCGGAGCAGCTTGGGGAGGGAGAAGGGGGGAGGTGTCGATTCGGGGACTGTCAGAGAACATCTCGAGTGCTATGCCTTAAGTGCTGTGTCTTTCTTTGTATCTCACGCAACCACAACTGCTTTTTGAATTTCCATAATCAAGGGAGTTCAGGAAAAGAGTAG